CTCGTGGCGGGCGACAGCGTGGTGACCGTGGGGCAGGGCGGACTCAAGCAAGGCGCCCGCATCAAGCCGGTCCGGCTCTAGGTCGGCCGTGAAGCTCATCGAAGGCTCGATCCACCGCCCCGTCACCGTCTTCATGATCACCCTCGGGGTGGTCCTCTTCGGGCTGGTCGCGGGCGGCCGGCTGGCCGTCGATCTGCTGCCCGACATCTCGTATCCATCTCTCACGATCCGCACCGATCTGCCCGACGCCGCTCCCGGCGACGTCGAGCAGTTCGTCACCCGCCCGATCGAGGAAGCCGCGGGCGTCGTTCCTGGCCTCACGCGACTTCACTCGGTGTCGCGCCCGGGACAGTCCGAGGTGACGCTCGAGTTCGTCACCGGGACCCGCATGGACCTGGCGTCGCTCTCGGTCCGCGAGAAGCTCGATCTCGTCACGCTGCCGCGCGAGGCCAAGCGGCCCGCCATCCTGCGCTTCGATCCTTCGCTCGACCCGATCCTTCGCTTCCGGCTCTCCGGAGGCGACAACCTCCAGCGCCTGCGCCGCATCGCCGATCGTACCGTGAAGACCGAGCTGGAAGGCGCCGCGGGCGTGGCCGCGGTCAAGGTGGTGGGCGGCGAAGAGGAGGAGATCCGTGTCGACGTCGACGCGGCGCGGCTCTCGGCGGTCGGACTGTCGCTCACCGACGTCACGCGCCGCCTGGCGGACGAGAACATCAACCTCGCGGGCGGCTCCTTGACCGAGGCGCACGCCGAGTATCTGATCCGCGCCACCAACCTGTTCCTGACGCCCGAGGAGATCGGGGACGTGGTCCTCGCCGTGCGCCGTTCGGGCGCTCCCGCCGTCGTTGCGGGTCGGACCGCCTCCAATCCCGGCGATGTGGTCGGCGTGGTGCGGGTCTCGGACGTGGCCACGGTCCAGCGCGGCGCCAAGGATCGCGAGGTGGTGGCGAGGCTCGACGGGCACGAGGCCGTCGAGGTCTCGGTCTACAAGGAAGGGGACGCCAACACCGTGTCGGTGGCGCGCGCGGTCAAGCGCCGCGTCGACCGCCTGCAGCTGCCGCCGGAAATGAAGCTGGTGGCGGTGGCCGACCAGTCGCGCTTCATCGAGAACGCGATCCAGGACGTCATCGGATCCGCCTGGCAGGGCGGGCTGCTGGCGGTCCTCGTGCTCTTCGCCTTCCTGCGCCAGATCGGGACCACGATGATCGTGGCGCTCGGCATCCCGGTTTCCGTGTTCGCGACCTTCGTGATCATGTACCGCCTCGGGGTGTCGCTGAACCTCATGTCGCTCGGCGGGCTGGCGCTCGCGATCGGCATGATGGTCGATGGCTCGATCGTGGTGCTCGAGAGCATCTTCCGCAAACGGGAGGAGGGACTCGGCATCCGCGAATCCGCGAGCAAGGGCGGGTCGGCGGTCGCGATGGCGGTCACCGCGTCGACGTTGACCTCGATTGCCGTCTTCTTCCCGCTGGTGTTCGTCGAAGGCTTCGCCGGTCAGCTCTTCCGCGATCAGGCGCTCACCATCACCCTTTCTCAGCTGGCATCGCTGGCCGTGTCGCTGACCCTGGTGCCCATGCTGGCCGCGCTGGGCGGGCGCTTCGCCGGCAACGCCGGCGCGCTGCCGGAAGGCGGCCGCGGGGGACGGTGGAACGCGGTGGCGCGCTGGGGGCTGTTTGGCGTGGTGGCCCTGCCGCGACTGCTCACGCGGGGCGTCCAGTGGGCCGGCCGCGCGCTCAGGCCGTGGGTGAACCGGTTGCTCGTGCCCTTCGACGCGGGCTACGCGTGGCTCGAGCGCACCTACCCTGTGTTGCTGAGGCGGGCGCTCACGCGTCCGGGACCGATTCTGGCGGTCTCGACGATCGGCTTCCTGGTGACGCTGGCGGTGGGGGCGATGCTGCCGCGCAACTTGTTCCCCCCGGTCACTCAGGGGGAGTTCTTCTTCAACGTGCGGCTTGCCGAGGGCACGGCGCTCCATGTCACCGACCAGACGATCGAGCAGGTCGCGGCGGCGATCCGCAAGGACTCGCGCGTCAAGCACATCTACACCAGCTCCGGGCAGGTCGATCTGAGCGCGTTCGCCGGCTCGGCGCGTGAAGCGAATCGCGGCCAGATCGCCGTCGCGCTGAAGCGCACCGACGCCCGCACCGAGGAAGCGGTCGCGGGCGACCTGCGCGCCGCGCTCGACCAGGTGCCGGGTCTTTCGTACGAGTTCGGCCGTCCGAGTCTCTTCACGTTCCGCAATCCGGTCGAGGTGGAGGTCTACGCCTACAACCTCGACACGCTCCGCACGCTGTCCGACGCGGTCGCGGCGCGTATCGCGCAGCTCGATGGCATCGAGGACGTCGAGAGCTCCATGAGGGTCGGCGACCCCGAGGTCCAGATCGCGTTCAACCGCGATCGGCTGGCGGCCATGAACCTCGATCCGGCGGGCGCTTCGCGGCTGGTGCGCAATGCGGTCCAGGGAGAAGCGGCGACCCAGTTCAGCGACCTCGACCGCAAGCTCGACATCCGCGTGCGCGCC
The sequence above is a segment of the Candidatus Eisenbacteria bacterium genome. Coding sequences within it:
- a CDS encoding efflux RND transporter permease subunit; the protein is MKLIEGSIHRPVTVFMITLGVVLFGLVAGGRLAVDLLPDISYPSLTIRTDLPDAAPGDVEQFVTRPIEEAAGVVPGLTRLHSVSRPGQSEVTLEFVTGTRMDLASLSVREKLDLVTLPREAKRPAILRFDPSLDPILRFRLSGGDNLQRLRRIADRTVKTELEGAAGVAAVKVVGGEEEEIRVDVDAARLSAVGLSLTDVTRRLADENINLAGGSLTEAHAEYLIRATNLFLTPEEIGDVVLAVRRSGAPAVVAGRTASNPGDVVGVVRVSDVATVQRGAKDREVVARLDGHEAVEVSVYKEGDANTVSVARAVKRRVDRLQLPPEMKLVAVADQSRFIENAIQDVIGSAWQGGLLAVLVLFAFLRQIGTTMIVALGIPVSVFATFVIMYRLGVSLNLMSLGGLALAIGMMVDGSIVVLESIFRKREEGLGIRESASKGGSAVAMAVTASTLTSIAVFFPLVFVEGFAGQLFRDQALTITLSQLASLAVSLTLVPMLAALGGRFAGNAGALPEGGRGGRWNAVARWGLFGVVALPRLLTRGVQWAGRALRPWVNRLLVPFDAGYAWLERTYPVLLRRALTRPGPILAVSTIGFLVTLAVGAMLPRNLFPPVTQGEFFFNVRLAEGTALHVTDQTIEQVAAAIRKDSRVKHIYTSSGQVDLSAFAGSAREANRGQIAVALKRTDARTEEAVAGDLRAALDQVPGLSYEFGRPSLFTFRNPVEVEVYAYNLDTLRTLSDAVAARIAQLDGIEDVESSMRVGDPEVQIAFNRDRLAAMNLDPAGASRLVRNAVQGEAATQFSDLDRKLDIRVRASEQERSAVSELANLEVGRNRGQSVPLAAVADVQVSRGPSEIRRISQQRAALVSGNLEGRDLGSAAEEIEAALAGLDVPPGAKVTLAGQNRELSQSFGSLRFALLLAVFLVYLVMASQFESLLHPFVIMFTLPMAVSGVILTLLLTGQSVNVMVLIGLVVQAGIVVNNGIVLLDYVKQLRARGVAKLEALVEAGTVRLRPILMTTMTTALGLLPMAIGIGEGAEVRAPLALTLMGGLISSTVLTLIVLPAVYVTMDRRP